In the Deltaproteobacteria bacterium genome, AGTTCCTGATCCAGGGGTGCTGGAACTTCGAGGGGATGCAGAACGTCGGGTTCGCGTACGCCATCCTGCCGGCGCTGCGGGAGCTCTACTCCGGGCGGCCGGAGGAGGCGCTGAAGGCGGTGAAGCGTCACCTCGAGTTCTTCAACACCCACCCCGCGATGGGCGGGGTGATCCTCGGGGCGGCGGTGCGGCACGAGGAGCGGGTCGCGGCGGGAGAGGCCGATCCGCGGGCGATCGGCGCGTTCAAGGTGGGGCTGATGGGATCGCTGGGGGCGATCGGGGACGCCTTCTTCTGGGGCGCCCTCCGTCCGGTGGCGTCGGCGGCGGGGGCGATCCTCGCGCTGGTCCACCCGTTGGCCGGCATCGCCGTCCTGCTCGTCCTCTACAACGCCACGCATCTCCCGGTGCGGTTCCGGGGATTCCGCGCCGGGATGGAGGGGCAGGAAGGGGCGGTGGCCTGGCTCCGGAAGGCGGAGCTGAACGTGAAGACCGAGGACCGGAAGATGATGGCCGCGATCCTGGGAGGAGCGTACGCGGGGGCGTTCCTGGGGCGGCACGCGGTCCTCGGCGGGACGGGGCTGCACGCCGTCGCCCTCTTCCTGATCGCCGCCGCCGCCGTCCACCTGTTCACGGTGCTGTTCCGGAAGGCGGTGTCGCCGTCGGAGCTCATCTCGTTTCTTCTACTCGTGGGGGTTCTCATACTGTGGCAATGAACGCGGAGCGGGAATTCGACATCACCAACCGCCTCGGGCTCCACGCCCGTGCGGCGGCACAGCTGGTCCGGCTCGCCAACCGGTACGCGTCGGAGATCCGGGTGGAGAAGGACGGCGTGGAGGTCAACGGGAAAAGCATCATGGGCGTCCTGATGCTGGCGGCCCCGAAGGACGCGAAGATCGCCGTGCGCGCCGTCGGCGATGACGCCGAGGCCGCGCTGGCCGCCATCGGGGAGCTGATCGCCGGAAAGTTCGGGGAGGAGTAGCGGCGTGACCGAAGGGCGTCCGAGGATGCGTGTCCTGAAGGGAATCCCCGCGTCGGCCGGGATCGCCATCGGGAGGGGGTTCTTCCTGAACCGCGCGCTTCCGCGATCGGTCCAATCCACCGTCAGCCGGGAGAAGGTCGACGAGGAGGTGGCCGCGTTCCAGCGCGCCCTATCCCGGTCGAAGGAGCAGATCCGGTCGATCCGGGAAGGGGTCACGGACCACTCCTCGGAGCACCACCAGATCCTCTCGGTGCACCTCGCCCTGCTCGAGGATTCGACGCTGCTCGAGCAGACCGTGCGAACGATCCGCGAAAACCAGTTCGCCGCCGACTGGGCGTTCAACAAGGTGCTGCAGGGGCTGCTCGAGACGTTCCACCGGATCGAGGACCCGTACCTGCGGGAACGGGGGCACGACCTGCGGCAGATCGGCCACCGGGTGCTCGAAAACCTCGCCGGAAGGCCGCTCGATTCGGTCGCCTCCATCAAGGAGCCGGTCGTCATCGTGTCCCACGACCTGTCTCCGGCGGACACCGCGCAGATCCTGAAGAGCCCCGTCCTGGGCTTCGCCACCGACGTCGGAAGCCGGACGTCCCACACCGCGATCACGGCGCGGTCGTTGACGATCCCCGCGGTCGTGGGGCTCGAGCGGCTGACCGAGGAGTACGGCTCGGCGGAGACCGTGATCGTCGACGGCGAGGCGGGGGTGGTGGTCCTCGACCCGACCGAGGAGACGGTCCGGGAGTACGTGGAGAAGCGGAAGGCGTTCTCCCAGCGGATCCGGGACCTCGCGAAGTTCGCCCGGCTTCCCACCGTCACGAGGGACGGCAAGGCGCTGTCGCTGATGGCGAACATCGAATTCCCCGAGGAGGCCAACGTCGCCCTGCGCAGCGGCGCGTACGGCGTGGGGCTCTACCGCACGGAGTTCCTGTTCCTCAACCGGAAGGACCTTCCGTCCGAGGAGGAGCATTTCGACACGTACCGGAAGGTCGCGGAGAAGTTCATCCGCCACCCGGTGACGATCCGGACGTTCGACCTCGGCGGGGACAAGTTCGCCTCGCAGCTCGAGCTCGCCGACGAAATGAACCCGGCGATGGGGCTGCGGGCCATCCGCTTCTGCCTGAAGGAGAAGGAGATCTTCAAGACCCAGCTCCGCGCGATCCTGCGGGCGTCCACCTACGGGAAGATCCGGATGATGTTCCCGATGATCTCCGGCGTGGCCGAACTGCGCTCCGCGATGGCCGTCGTGGAGGAGGTCCGCGCCGACCTCCGCCGCCGGCGGGTCCCGTTCGACCGGGAGATGCCGATCGGGATCATGGTGGAGATCCCCTCCGCGGCCGTGGTGTCCGACCTGCTGGCGAAGGAGGTCGCCTTCTTCAGCATCGGCACGAACGACCTCATCCAGTACGCCCTGGCGATCGACCGGGTGAACGAGCACGTATCCTACCTGTACGAGCCGCTCCACCCGGCGATCCTCCGGCTGATCCGGCGGGTCGTCGGGGCCGGGCACGACGCGGGGATTCCCGTCTCCATGTGCGGCGAGATGGCGGGGG is a window encoding:
- the ptsP gene encoding phosphoenolpyruvate--protein phosphotransferase; translation: MRVLKGIPASAGIAIGRGFFLNRALPRSVQSTVSREKVDEEVAAFQRALSRSKEQIRSIREGVTDHSSEHHQILSVHLALLEDSTLLEQTVRTIRENQFAADWAFNKVLQGLLETFHRIEDPYLRERGHDLRQIGHRVLENLAGRPLDSVASIKEPVVIVSHDLSPADTAQILKSPVLGFATDVGSRTSHTAITARSLTIPAVVGLERLTEEYGSAETVIVDGEAGVVVLDPTEETVREYVEKRKAFSQRIRDLAKFARLPTVTRDGKALSLMANIEFPEEANVALRSGAYGVGLYRTEFLFLNRKDLPSEEEHFDTYRKVAEKFIRHPVTIRTFDLGGDKFASQLELADEMNPAMGLRAIRFCLKEKEIFKTQLRAILRASTYGKIRMMFPMISGVAELRSAMAVVEEVRADLRRRRVPFDREMPIGIMVEIPSAAVVSDLLAKEVAFFSIGTNDLIQYALAIDRVNEHVSYLYEPLHPAILRLIRRVVGAGHDAGIPVSMCGEMAGEPLYAYILLGLGLDELSMNATAIPRVKRILRKSVAYEAKEFAGELLLHATAGEIGKVLRKKMEELFPDERF
- a CDS encoding PTS system mannose/fructose/sorbose family transporter subunit IID; this translates as MTMPTLSPRGRRSVWLRQFLIQGCWNFEGMQNVGFAYAILPALRELYSGRPEEALKAVKRHLEFFNTHPAMGGVILGAAVRHEERVAAGEADPRAIGAFKVGLMGSLGAIGDAFFWGALRPVASAAGAILALVHPLAGIAVLLVLYNATHLPVRFRGFRAGMEGQEGAVAWLRKAELNVKTEDRKMMAAILGGAYAGAFLGRHAVLGGTGLHAVALFLIAAAAVHLFTVLFRKAVSPSELISFLLLVGVLILWQ
- a CDS encoding HPr family phosphocarrier protein — its product is MNAEREFDITNRLGLHARAAAQLVRLANRYASEIRVEKDGVEVNGKSIMGVLMLAAPKDAKIAVRAVGDDAEAALAAIGELIAGKFGEE